A section of the Falco rusticolus isolate bFalRus1 chromosome Z, bFalRus1.pri, whole genome shotgun sequence genome encodes:
- the GHR gene encoding growth hormone receptor isoform X1, whose product MLVNGQVAIHELEVWIFGICSLFWHWSVQMTPFLQVMVCSGDGAHTGCTTLIIDLCGKQGIQVYPKSAKGCTDLLRWPQISTCRSPELETFSCYWTDGNFYNLTAPGTIQLLYMKRNDEDWKECPDYITAGENSCYFNTSYTSIWIPYCVKLANKDEVFDEKCFSVDEIVLPDPPVHLNWTLLNTSQTGIHGDIQVRWDPPPTADVQKGWITLEYELQYKEVNETKWKELEPRLSTMVPLYSLKMGRDYEIRVRSRQRTSEKFGEFSEVLYVSFSQTGIEFVHCAEEIEFPWFLVVIFGACGLAVTVIFILLSKQPRIKMLIFPPVPVPKIKGIDPDLLKKGKLDEVNSILASHDSYKSQLYNDDLWVEFIELDIEDPDEKNRVSDTDRLLSEGHLKSHSCLGAKDDDSGRASCCEPDIPETDFSASDTCDAISDIDQFKKGTEKEEDLLCLDRRDNDESLPTLANTDTQRPHMSTQSQNSQPWPPFAGSIDLASPSVHTQLSNQNSLTNTDFYAQVSDITPAGSVVLSPGQKSKVGRAKCEGCTRQNFTMDSAYFCEADVKKCIAVTSHEEYEPHVQEQSCNEDAYFTAESLTTTGVNLGTSTAETPNSEMPVPDYTSIHIVHSPQGLVLNATAVPVPDKEFNVSCGYVSTDQLNKIMP is encoded by the exons GTTTGTTCAGGAGATGGAGCTCACACAGGCTGTACAACATTGATAATTGACTTGTGTGGGAAACAAGGAATTCAGGTCTACCCCAAGAGTGCCAAGGGTTGTACAG ACCTTTTGCGGTGGCCACAAATCAGCACGTGCAGATCACCTGAACTGGAGACATTTTCATGTTATTGGACTGATGGAAATTTTTATAACCTCACTGCTCCAGGAACAATACAGCTATTGTACATGAAAAG GAATGATGAGGACTGGAAAGAATGCCCTGATTATATCACTGCAGGAGAAAATAGCTGTTACTTCAACACATCCTACACCTCTATTTGGATACCATATTGTGTTAAGCTTGCCAATAAAGATGAAGTAtttgatgaaaaatgtttcagcgTTGATGAAATAG TACTACCTGATCCCCCTGTCCACCTTAACTGGACTCTGCTAAATACTAGTCAGACTGGGATCCATGGGGATATCCAGGTAAGATGGGATCCACCACCAACAGCAGATGTTCAGAAGGGATGGATTACTCTGGAGTATGAATTGCAGTACAAAGAAGTTAATGAGACAAAATGGAAGGAG TTAGAACCCAGGCTCTCGACAATGGTTCCACTGTACTCTCTGAAGATGGGAAGAGATTATGAGATACGAGTCCGATCAAGACAACGTACCTCCGAAAAATTTGGGGAGTTCAGTGAAGTCCTTTATGTATCTTTTTCTCAAACAGGCATTGAATTTGTTCATTGTGCTGAAG AAATTGAGTTTCCATGGTTCTTAGTTGTTATCTTCGGAGCATGTGGGCTGGCCGTAACAGTGATCTTCATCCTGCTGTCTAAACAACCAAG aataaaaatgcTCATATTTCCTCCTGTGCCTGTTCCAAAGATTAAAGGGATCGACCCAGATCTCTTGAAG AAAGGAAAGCTAGATGAAGTGAACTCCATCTTAGCCAGCCACGACAGCTACAAGTCACAGCTATACAATGATGACTTGTGGGTTGAGTTTATTGAGTTGGACATAGAAGACCCTGATGAAAAGAACAGAGTCTCAGATACTGACAGGCTCCTGAGTGAAGGTCATCTGAAATCACACAGTTGCTTGGGAGCGAAAGATGACGATTCTGGACGGGCCAGTTGTTGTGAACCAGATATTCCAGAGACAGACTTCAGTGCAAGTGACACATGTGATGCCATCTCTGATATTGATCAGTTCAAAAAGggaactgaaaaagaagaggatCTCTTGTGCCTTGATAGAAGAGATAATGATGAGTCACTTCCAACCCTTGCCAATACAGACACCCAACGGCCACATATGAGTACTCAGTCCCAAAATAGCCAGCCATGGCCACCTTTTGCAGGCAGCATTGACCTAGCTAGTCCATCAGTCCATACCCAGCTAAGTAACCAGAATTCATTGACAAATACTGACTTCTATGCGCAAGTGAGTGATATTACTCCAGCAGGCAGTGTTGTACTTTCACCAGGGCAGAAATCCAAGGTGGGGAGAGCAAAATGTGAAGGCTGCACAAGACAAAACTTCACCATGGACAGTGCCTACTTCTGTGAGGCAGATGTGAAAAAATGTATTGCTGTAACTTCCCATGAAGAGTATGAGCCGCATGTTCAGGAGCAAAGCTGTAACGAGGATGCTTACTTCACCGCAGAGAGCCTTACCACTACCGGTGTCAATCTTGGAACTTCAACAGCAGAAACCCCAAACTCAGAGATGCCTGTCCCAGACTATACGTCTATTCATATCGTTCATTCTCCACAAGGCCTTGTGCTGAATGCAACTGCAGTGCCTGTGCCAGACAAGGAATTCAACGTGTCTTGTGGCTATGTGAGCACAGACCAGCTGAACAAAATCATGCCGTAG
- the GHR gene encoding growth hormone receptor isoform X5 gives MKRNDEDWKECPDYITAGENSCYFNTSYTSIWIPYCVKLANKDEVFDEKCFSVDEIVLPDPPVHLNWTLLNTSQTGIHGDIQVRWDPPPTADVQKGWITLEYELQYKEVNETKWKELEPRLSTMVPLYSLKMGRDYEIRVRSRQRTSEKFGEFSEVLYVSFSQTGIEFVHCAEEIEFPWFLVVIFGACGLAVTVIFILLSKQPRIKMLIFPPVPVPKIKGIDPDLLKKGKLDEVNSILASHDSYKSQLYNDDLWVEFIELDIEDPDEKNRVSDTDRLLSEGHLKSHSCLGAKDDDSGRASCCEPDIPETDFSASDTCDAISDIDQFKKGTEKEEDLLCLDRRDNDESLPTLANTDTQRPHMSTQSQNSQPWPPFAGSIDLASPSVHTQLSNQNSLTNTDFYAQVSDITPAGSVVLSPGQKSKVGRAKCEGCTRQNFTMDSAYFCEADVKKCIAVTSHEEYEPHVQEQSCNEDAYFTAESLTTTGVNLGTSTAETPNSEMPVPDYTSIHIVHSPQGLVLNATAVPVPDKEFNVSCGYVSTDQLNKIMP, from the exons ATGAAAAG GAATGATGAGGACTGGAAAGAATGCCCTGATTATATCACTGCAGGAGAAAATAGCTGTTACTTCAACACATCCTACACCTCTATTTGGATACCATATTGTGTTAAGCTTGCCAATAAAGATGAAGTAtttgatgaaaaatgtttcagcgTTGATGAAATAG TACTACCTGATCCCCCTGTCCACCTTAACTGGACTCTGCTAAATACTAGTCAGACTGGGATCCATGGGGATATCCAGGTAAGATGGGATCCACCACCAACAGCAGATGTTCAGAAGGGATGGATTACTCTGGAGTATGAATTGCAGTACAAAGAAGTTAATGAGACAAAATGGAAGGAG TTAGAACCCAGGCTCTCGACAATGGTTCCACTGTACTCTCTGAAGATGGGAAGAGATTATGAGATACGAGTCCGATCAAGACAACGTACCTCCGAAAAATTTGGGGAGTTCAGTGAAGTCCTTTATGTATCTTTTTCTCAAACAGGCATTGAATTTGTTCATTGTGCTGAAG AAATTGAGTTTCCATGGTTCTTAGTTGTTATCTTCGGAGCATGTGGGCTGGCCGTAACAGTGATCTTCATCCTGCTGTCTAAACAACCAAG aataaaaatgcTCATATTTCCTCCTGTGCCTGTTCCAAAGATTAAAGGGATCGACCCAGATCTCTTGAAG AAAGGAAAGCTAGATGAAGTGAACTCCATCTTAGCCAGCCACGACAGCTACAAGTCACAGCTATACAATGATGACTTGTGGGTTGAGTTTATTGAGTTGGACATAGAAGACCCTGATGAAAAGAACAGAGTCTCAGATACTGACAGGCTCCTGAGTGAAGGTCATCTGAAATCACACAGTTGCTTGGGAGCGAAAGATGACGATTCTGGACGGGCCAGTTGTTGTGAACCAGATATTCCAGAGACAGACTTCAGTGCAAGTGACACATGTGATGCCATCTCTGATATTGATCAGTTCAAAAAGggaactgaaaaagaagaggatCTCTTGTGCCTTGATAGAAGAGATAATGATGAGTCACTTCCAACCCTTGCCAATACAGACACCCAACGGCCACATATGAGTACTCAGTCCCAAAATAGCCAGCCATGGCCACCTTTTGCAGGCAGCATTGACCTAGCTAGTCCATCAGTCCATACCCAGCTAAGTAACCAGAATTCATTGACAAATACTGACTTCTATGCGCAAGTGAGTGATATTACTCCAGCAGGCAGTGTTGTACTTTCACCAGGGCAGAAATCCAAGGTGGGGAGAGCAAAATGTGAAGGCTGCACAAGACAAAACTTCACCATGGACAGTGCCTACTTCTGTGAGGCAGATGTGAAAAAATGTATTGCTGTAACTTCCCATGAAGAGTATGAGCCGCATGTTCAGGAGCAAAGCTGTAACGAGGATGCTTACTTCACCGCAGAGAGCCTTACCACTACCGGTGTCAATCTTGGAACTTCAACAGCAGAAACCCCAAACTCAGAGATGCCTGTCCCAGACTATACGTCTATTCATATCGTTCATTCTCCACAAGGCCTTGTGCTGAATGCAACTGCAGTGCCTGTGCCAGACAAGGAATTCAACGTGTCTTGTGGCTATGTGAGCACAGACCAGCTGAACAAAATCATGCCGTAG
- the GHR gene encoding growth hormone receptor isoform X3, translating to MDLRHLLFILALVCANDSLSTSDDLLRWPQISTCRSPELETFSCYWTDGNFYNLTAPGTIQLLYMKRNDEDWKECPDYITAGENSCYFNTSYTSIWIPYCVKLANKDEVFDEKCFSVDEIVLPDPPVHLNWTLLNTSQTGIHGDIQVRWDPPPTADVQKGWITLEYELQYKEVNETKWKELEPRLSTMVPLYSLKMGRDYEIRVRSRQRTSEKFGEFSEVLYVSFSQTGIEFVHCAEEIEFPWFLVVIFGACGLAVTVIFILLSKQPRIKMLIFPPVPVPKIKGIDPDLLKKGKLDEVNSILASHDSYKSQLYNDDLWVEFIELDIEDPDEKNRVSDTDRLLSEGHLKSHSCLGAKDDDSGRASCCEPDIPETDFSASDTCDAISDIDQFKKGTEKEEDLLCLDRRDNDESLPTLANTDTQRPHMSTQSQNSQPWPPFAGSIDLASPSVHTQLSNQNSLTNTDFYAQVSDITPAGSVVLSPGQKSKVGRAKCEGCTRQNFTMDSAYFCEADVKKCIAVTSHEEYEPHVQEQSCNEDAYFTAESLTTTGVNLGTSTAETPNSEMPVPDYTSIHIVHSPQGLVLNATAVPVPDKEFNVSCGYVSTDQLNKIMP from the exons ACCTTTTGCGGTGGCCACAAATCAGCACGTGCAGATCACCTGAACTGGAGACATTTTCATGTTATTGGACTGATGGAAATTTTTATAACCTCACTGCTCCAGGAACAATACAGCTATTGTACATGAAAAG GAATGATGAGGACTGGAAAGAATGCCCTGATTATATCACTGCAGGAGAAAATAGCTGTTACTTCAACACATCCTACACCTCTATTTGGATACCATATTGTGTTAAGCTTGCCAATAAAGATGAAGTAtttgatgaaaaatgtttcagcgTTGATGAAATAG TACTACCTGATCCCCCTGTCCACCTTAACTGGACTCTGCTAAATACTAGTCAGACTGGGATCCATGGGGATATCCAGGTAAGATGGGATCCACCACCAACAGCAGATGTTCAGAAGGGATGGATTACTCTGGAGTATGAATTGCAGTACAAAGAAGTTAATGAGACAAAATGGAAGGAG TTAGAACCCAGGCTCTCGACAATGGTTCCACTGTACTCTCTGAAGATGGGAAGAGATTATGAGATACGAGTCCGATCAAGACAACGTACCTCCGAAAAATTTGGGGAGTTCAGTGAAGTCCTTTATGTATCTTTTTCTCAAACAGGCATTGAATTTGTTCATTGTGCTGAAG AAATTGAGTTTCCATGGTTCTTAGTTGTTATCTTCGGAGCATGTGGGCTGGCCGTAACAGTGATCTTCATCCTGCTGTCTAAACAACCAAG aataaaaatgcTCATATTTCCTCCTGTGCCTGTTCCAAAGATTAAAGGGATCGACCCAGATCTCTTGAAG AAAGGAAAGCTAGATGAAGTGAACTCCATCTTAGCCAGCCACGACAGCTACAAGTCACAGCTATACAATGATGACTTGTGGGTTGAGTTTATTGAGTTGGACATAGAAGACCCTGATGAAAAGAACAGAGTCTCAGATACTGACAGGCTCCTGAGTGAAGGTCATCTGAAATCACACAGTTGCTTGGGAGCGAAAGATGACGATTCTGGACGGGCCAGTTGTTGTGAACCAGATATTCCAGAGACAGACTTCAGTGCAAGTGACACATGTGATGCCATCTCTGATATTGATCAGTTCAAAAAGggaactgaaaaagaagaggatCTCTTGTGCCTTGATAGAAGAGATAATGATGAGTCACTTCCAACCCTTGCCAATACAGACACCCAACGGCCACATATGAGTACTCAGTCCCAAAATAGCCAGCCATGGCCACCTTTTGCAGGCAGCATTGACCTAGCTAGTCCATCAGTCCATACCCAGCTAAGTAACCAGAATTCATTGACAAATACTGACTTCTATGCGCAAGTGAGTGATATTACTCCAGCAGGCAGTGTTGTACTTTCACCAGGGCAGAAATCCAAGGTGGGGAGAGCAAAATGTGAAGGCTGCACAAGACAAAACTTCACCATGGACAGTGCCTACTTCTGTGAGGCAGATGTGAAAAAATGTATTGCTGTAACTTCCCATGAAGAGTATGAGCCGCATGTTCAGGAGCAAAGCTGTAACGAGGATGCTTACTTCACCGCAGAGAGCCTTACCACTACCGGTGTCAATCTTGGAACTTCAACAGCAGAAACCCCAAACTCAGAGATGCCTGTCCCAGACTATACGTCTATTCATATCGTTCATTCTCCACAAGGCCTTGTGCTGAATGCAACTGCAGTGCCTGTGCCAGACAAGGAATTCAACGTGTCTTGTGGCTATGTGAGCACAGACCAGCTGAACAAAATCATGCCGTAG
- the GHR gene encoding growth hormone receptor isoform X2 has product MTPFLQVMVCSGDGAHTGCTTLIIDLCGKQGIQVYPKSAKGCTDLLRWPQISTCRSPELETFSCYWTDGNFYNLTAPGTIQLLYMKRNDEDWKECPDYITAGENSCYFNTSYTSIWIPYCVKLANKDEVFDEKCFSVDEIVLPDPPVHLNWTLLNTSQTGIHGDIQVRWDPPPTADVQKGWITLEYELQYKEVNETKWKELEPRLSTMVPLYSLKMGRDYEIRVRSRQRTSEKFGEFSEVLYVSFSQTGIEFVHCAEEIEFPWFLVVIFGACGLAVTVIFILLSKQPRIKMLIFPPVPVPKIKGIDPDLLKKGKLDEVNSILASHDSYKSQLYNDDLWVEFIELDIEDPDEKNRVSDTDRLLSEGHLKSHSCLGAKDDDSGRASCCEPDIPETDFSASDTCDAISDIDQFKKGTEKEEDLLCLDRRDNDESLPTLANTDTQRPHMSTQSQNSQPWPPFAGSIDLASPSVHTQLSNQNSLTNTDFYAQVSDITPAGSVVLSPGQKSKVGRAKCEGCTRQNFTMDSAYFCEADVKKCIAVTSHEEYEPHVQEQSCNEDAYFTAESLTTTGVNLGTSTAETPNSEMPVPDYTSIHIVHSPQGLVLNATAVPVPDKEFNVSCGYVSTDQLNKIMP; this is encoded by the exons GTTTGTTCAGGAGATGGAGCTCACACAGGCTGTACAACATTGATAATTGACTTGTGTGGGAAACAAGGAATTCAGGTCTACCCCAAGAGTGCCAAGGGTTGTACAG ACCTTTTGCGGTGGCCACAAATCAGCACGTGCAGATCACCTGAACTGGAGACATTTTCATGTTATTGGACTGATGGAAATTTTTATAACCTCACTGCTCCAGGAACAATACAGCTATTGTACATGAAAAG GAATGATGAGGACTGGAAAGAATGCCCTGATTATATCACTGCAGGAGAAAATAGCTGTTACTTCAACACATCCTACACCTCTATTTGGATACCATATTGTGTTAAGCTTGCCAATAAAGATGAAGTAtttgatgaaaaatgtttcagcgTTGATGAAATAG TACTACCTGATCCCCCTGTCCACCTTAACTGGACTCTGCTAAATACTAGTCAGACTGGGATCCATGGGGATATCCAGGTAAGATGGGATCCACCACCAACAGCAGATGTTCAGAAGGGATGGATTACTCTGGAGTATGAATTGCAGTACAAAGAAGTTAATGAGACAAAATGGAAGGAG TTAGAACCCAGGCTCTCGACAATGGTTCCACTGTACTCTCTGAAGATGGGAAGAGATTATGAGATACGAGTCCGATCAAGACAACGTACCTCCGAAAAATTTGGGGAGTTCAGTGAAGTCCTTTATGTATCTTTTTCTCAAACAGGCATTGAATTTGTTCATTGTGCTGAAG AAATTGAGTTTCCATGGTTCTTAGTTGTTATCTTCGGAGCATGTGGGCTGGCCGTAACAGTGATCTTCATCCTGCTGTCTAAACAACCAAG aataaaaatgcTCATATTTCCTCCTGTGCCTGTTCCAAAGATTAAAGGGATCGACCCAGATCTCTTGAAG AAAGGAAAGCTAGATGAAGTGAACTCCATCTTAGCCAGCCACGACAGCTACAAGTCACAGCTATACAATGATGACTTGTGGGTTGAGTTTATTGAGTTGGACATAGAAGACCCTGATGAAAAGAACAGAGTCTCAGATACTGACAGGCTCCTGAGTGAAGGTCATCTGAAATCACACAGTTGCTTGGGAGCGAAAGATGACGATTCTGGACGGGCCAGTTGTTGTGAACCAGATATTCCAGAGACAGACTTCAGTGCAAGTGACACATGTGATGCCATCTCTGATATTGATCAGTTCAAAAAGggaactgaaaaagaagaggatCTCTTGTGCCTTGATAGAAGAGATAATGATGAGTCACTTCCAACCCTTGCCAATACAGACACCCAACGGCCACATATGAGTACTCAGTCCCAAAATAGCCAGCCATGGCCACCTTTTGCAGGCAGCATTGACCTAGCTAGTCCATCAGTCCATACCCAGCTAAGTAACCAGAATTCATTGACAAATACTGACTTCTATGCGCAAGTGAGTGATATTACTCCAGCAGGCAGTGTTGTACTTTCACCAGGGCAGAAATCCAAGGTGGGGAGAGCAAAATGTGAAGGCTGCACAAGACAAAACTTCACCATGGACAGTGCCTACTTCTGTGAGGCAGATGTGAAAAAATGTATTGCTGTAACTTCCCATGAAGAGTATGAGCCGCATGTTCAGGAGCAAAGCTGTAACGAGGATGCTTACTTCACCGCAGAGAGCCTTACCACTACCGGTGTCAATCTTGGAACTTCAACAGCAGAAACCCCAAACTCAGAGATGCCTGTCCCAGACTATACGTCTATTCATATCGTTCATTCTCCACAAGGCCTTGTGCTGAATGCAACTGCAGTGCCTGTGCCAGACAAGGAATTCAACGTGTCTTGTGGCTATGTGAGCACAGACCAGCTGAACAAAATCATGCCGTAG
- the GHR gene encoding growth hormone receptor isoform X4: MKRTRKDLLRWPQISTCRSPELETFSCYWTDGNFYNLTAPGTIQLLYMKRNDEDWKECPDYITAGENSCYFNTSYTSIWIPYCVKLANKDEVFDEKCFSVDEIVLPDPPVHLNWTLLNTSQTGIHGDIQVRWDPPPTADVQKGWITLEYELQYKEVNETKWKELEPRLSTMVPLYSLKMGRDYEIRVRSRQRTSEKFGEFSEVLYVSFSQTGIEFVHCAEEIEFPWFLVVIFGACGLAVTVIFILLSKQPRIKMLIFPPVPVPKIKGIDPDLLKKGKLDEVNSILASHDSYKSQLYNDDLWVEFIELDIEDPDEKNRVSDTDRLLSEGHLKSHSCLGAKDDDSGRASCCEPDIPETDFSASDTCDAISDIDQFKKGTEKEEDLLCLDRRDNDESLPTLANTDTQRPHMSTQSQNSQPWPPFAGSIDLASPSVHTQLSNQNSLTNTDFYAQVSDITPAGSVVLSPGQKSKVGRAKCEGCTRQNFTMDSAYFCEADVKKCIAVTSHEEYEPHVQEQSCNEDAYFTAESLTTTGVNLGTSTAETPNSEMPVPDYTSIHIVHSPQGLVLNATAVPVPDKEFNVSCGYVSTDQLNKIMP, from the exons ACCTTTTGCGGTGGCCACAAATCAGCACGTGCAGATCACCTGAACTGGAGACATTTTCATGTTATTGGACTGATGGAAATTTTTATAACCTCACTGCTCCAGGAACAATACAGCTATTGTACATGAAAAG GAATGATGAGGACTGGAAAGAATGCCCTGATTATATCACTGCAGGAGAAAATAGCTGTTACTTCAACACATCCTACACCTCTATTTGGATACCATATTGTGTTAAGCTTGCCAATAAAGATGAAGTAtttgatgaaaaatgtttcagcgTTGATGAAATAG TACTACCTGATCCCCCTGTCCACCTTAACTGGACTCTGCTAAATACTAGTCAGACTGGGATCCATGGGGATATCCAGGTAAGATGGGATCCACCACCAACAGCAGATGTTCAGAAGGGATGGATTACTCTGGAGTATGAATTGCAGTACAAAGAAGTTAATGAGACAAAATGGAAGGAG TTAGAACCCAGGCTCTCGACAATGGTTCCACTGTACTCTCTGAAGATGGGAAGAGATTATGAGATACGAGTCCGATCAAGACAACGTACCTCCGAAAAATTTGGGGAGTTCAGTGAAGTCCTTTATGTATCTTTTTCTCAAACAGGCATTGAATTTGTTCATTGTGCTGAAG AAATTGAGTTTCCATGGTTCTTAGTTGTTATCTTCGGAGCATGTGGGCTGGCCGTAACAGTGATCTTCATCCTGCTGTCTAAACAACCAAG aataaaaatgcTCATATTTCCTCCTGTGCCTGTTCCAAAGATTAAAGGGATCGACCCAGATCTCTTGAAG AAAGGAAAGCTAGATGAAGTGAACTCCATCTTAGCCAGCCACGACAGCTACAAGTCACAGCTATACAATGATGACTTGTGGGTTGAGTTTATTGAGTTGGACATAGAAGACCCTGATGAAAAGAACAGAGTCTCAGATACTGACAGGCTCCTGAGTGAAGGTCATCTGAAATCACACAGTTGCTTGGGAGCGAAAGATGACGATTCTGGACGGGCCAGTTGTTGTGAACCAGATATTCCAGAGACAGACTTCAGTGCAAGTGACACATGTGATGCCATCTCTGATATTGATCAGTTCAAAAAGggaactgaaaaagaagaggatCTCTTGTGCCTTGATAGAAGAGATAATGATGAGTCACTTCCAACCCTTGCCAATACAGACACCCAACGGCCACATATGAGTACTCAGTCCCAAAATAGCCAGCCATGGCCACCTTTTGCAGGCAGCATTGACCTAGCTAGTCCATCAGTCCATACCCAGCTAAGTAACCAGAATTCATTGACAAATACTGACTTCTATGCGCAAGTGAGTGATATTACTCCAGCAGGCAGTGTTGTACTTTCACCAGGGCAGAAATCCAAGGTGGGGAGAGCAAAATGTGAAGGCTGCACAAGACAAAACTTCACCATGGACAGTGCCTACTTCTGTGAGGCAGATGTGAAAAAATGTATTGCTGTAACTTCCCATGAAGAGTATGAGCCGCATGTTCAGGAGCAAAGCTGTAACGAGGATGCTTACTTCACCGCAGAGAGCCTTACCACTACCGGTGTCAATCTTGGAACTTCAACAGCAGAAACCCCAAACTCAGAGATGCCTGTCCCAGACTATACGTCTATTCATATCGTTCATTCTCCACAAGGCCTTGTGCTGAATGCAACTGCAGTGCCTGTGCCAGACAAGGAATTCAACGTGTCTTGTGGCTATGTGAGCACAGACCAGCTGAACAAAATCATGCCGTAG